The Gemmatimonadaceae bacterium genome has a segment encoding these proteins:
- a CDS encoding type II toxin-antitoxin system RelE/ParE family toxin, whose protein sequence is MLPLRWTEHAVTQLEGVVDYISATSPVYAEGVVLRIDQRLQLARVHPEIGKRVPEKDDPTIRELVAPPYRVFYRPRPDCIEVLAIVHGRQSLADAF, encoded by the coding sequence ATGCTGCCGCTCCGCTGGACGGAGCATGCCGTCACGCAACTCGAAGGCGTCGTCGACTACATCAGTGCCACTTCGCCCGTCTATGCCGAGGGGGTGGTGCTGCGCATCGACCAGCGATTGCAGCTAGCCCGAGTGCATCCCGAGATCGGCAAGCGAGTCCCGGAGAAGGACGACCCGACGATTCGTGAGCTGGTCGCGCCACCGTATCGCGTGTTCTACCGCCCACGCCCAGACTGCATCGAGGTGCTCGCCATCGTCCACGGGCGGCAGTCGTTGGCCGATGCCTTCTAG
- a CDS encoding HigA family addiction module antitoxin, producing MPTKSKSRTTIKRPIAVKPLVRRRLPTNRPPTHPGEMLLEEFLKPLGISQSAFAIRLGVSFPRLNEIIRQKRSVTPDTALRFAQVTGMSADFWLGLQLDWDLWHVLRSKEADRIAKLSPLSKAG from the coding sequence ATGCCAACGAAGTCGAAATCACGGACTACCATTAAGCGCCCTATCGCTGTCAAGCCGCTTGTACGCCGTCGGCTTCCGACCAATCGCCCGCCTACCCATCCAGGCGAGATGCTATTGGAGGAGTTCCTTAAGCCGCTGGGCATTTCCCAATCTGCTTTCGCCATCCGCCTCGGCGTGTCGTTTCCCCGTCTCAATGAGATTATTCGCCAGAAGCGAAGTGTCACGCCGGATACAGCACTCCGATTCGCGCAGGTGACGGGAATGAGCGCAGACTTTTGGTTGGGACTACAGCTGGACTGGGATCTATGGCATGTCCTCCGATCAAAAGAAGCTGATCGGATCGCCAAACTTTCGCCGCTTTCGAAAGCGGGGTAG
- the fadB gene encoding fatty acid oxidation complex subunit alpha FadB: protein MKFEGQSIQCSMLDGGIAELRFDLQGDSVNKFNKATLAELGEVLALIKAEPGVKGLLVTSGKDCFIVGADVTEFIDYFKNTEDQLVAWILEVHKLFCTVEDFGFPSVTAINGFALGGGLEFALTTSYRVMSTDTRIGFPETKLGIFPGWGGTVRSSRLTGADNAIEWIAGGEQYAADVALKTGMVDAVVAPDKVREGALHLLGQAIAGKRDWKARRLEKISPLKLNPTETMMAFETAKGFVAGKAGPNYPSPVAAITAMQQGAGRGRDDAIKIEATAFARMAKTPTAANLVTIFLGDQFVGKVAKTMAKTAPKVESAAVLGAGIMGGGIAYQSASRGTPIVMKDIAEKAIDLGLSEARKLLAKRVERGKMTADEMAEVFTRIRPTLSFGDFKGVDIVVEAVVENEKVKKSVLAEVEGQVKEDAILASNTSTISITRLAEGLKRPENFCGMHFFNPVHKMPLVEVIRGAKSGDRAVATTVSYALAMGKTPIVVNDCPGFLVNRVLFPYFAGFMMLVNEGVDFQKIDKVMEKFGWPMGPAYLLDVVGIDTGHHANAVMAQGFPDRMASTEKTALGMMFEAGRFGQKNGKGFYSYVPDKKGVPKKTVDPEVQGILKPLVRVDNSASITDQDIIDRMMLPLLIECSRCLEDKIVNTPVEVDIALIYGLGFPPFRGGPFRYADAVGLKALCEKAAKFASLGKLYEPTARMVQLAEAGATYHEAR, encoded by the coding sequence ATGAAATTTGAAGGCCAGTCCATCCAGTGCTCGATGTTGGACGGAGGCATCGCCGAGTTGCGGTTCGACCTTCAGGGTGATTCCGTCAATAAATTCAACAAGGCAACCCTGGCCGAACTCGGCGAGGTGCTGGCCCTCATAAAAGCGGAGCCCGGCGTCAAAGGGCTTCTCGTGACCAGCGGCAAGGACTGCTTCATCGTCGGCGCCGACGTCACGGAGTTCATCGACTACTTCAAGAACACCGAAGATCAGCTCGTCGCGTGGATTCTCGAGGTGCACAAGCTCTTCTGCACCGTCGAGGATTTCGGCTTCCCCTCGGTGACGGCGATCAACGGCTTCGCCCTCGGCGGCGGCCTCGAGTTCGCCCTCACCACGAGTTACCGCGTGATGTCCACGGACACCCGCATCGGGTTTCCCGAGACCAAGCTCGGTATCTTCCCGGGCTGGGGCGGCACGGTGCGCAGCTCCCGCCTTACAGGGGCCGACAACGCCATCGAGTGGATCGCCGGAGGTGAGCAGTATGCCGCCGACGTGGCTCTCAAGACCGGCATGGTGGACGCGGTGGTCGCCCCCGACAAAGTACGCGAGGGCGCTCTGCACCTGCTCGGACAGGCAATCGCCGGGAAACGCGACTGGAAGGCACGCAGGCTCGAGAAGATCTCCCCTCTCAAACTCAATCCCACCGAAACGATGATGGCGTTCGAGACCGCGAAGGGCTTCGTCGCCGGCAAGGCCGGGCCTAACTACCCCTCTCCGGTCGCGGCAATCACCGCGATGCAGCAGGGCGCCGGCCGCGGCCGCGACGATGCGATCAAGATCGAGGCCACGGCGTTCGCCAGGATGGCGAAGACTCCCACCGCAGCCAACCTCGTGACCATCTTCCTCGGCGATCAGTTCGTCGGGAAAGTCGCCAAGACGATGGCCAAGACGGCTCCAAAGGTGGAGTCGGCCGCCGTCCTCGGCGCAGGAATCATGGGCGGCGGCATCGCCTACCAGTCGGCTTCCAGGGGCACCCCGATCGTCATGAAGGACATCGCGGAGAAGGCGATCGACCTGGGGCTGTCCGAAGCGCGGAAGCTCCTGGCGAAGCGGGTCGAGCGCGGCAAGATGACCGCGGACGAAATGGCCGAGGTGTTCACCCGCATCCGTCCGACGCTTTCCTTCGGCGACTTCAAGGGAGTCGACATCGTCGTCGAGGCAGTCGTGGAGAACGAGAAGGTCAAGAAGTCGGTCCTTGCCGAAGTCGAAGGCCAGGTCAAAGAGGATGCGATCCTCGCCAGCAACACCTCAACGATCTCCATCACGCGCCTCGCCGAGGGGCTCAAGCGCCCCGAGAACTTCTGCGGCATGCACTTCTTCAATCCGGTGCACAAGATGCCGCTCGTCGAAGTTATCCGCGGCGCGAAGTCTGGCGACCGCGCCGTTGCGACGACCGTGAGCTACGCGCTCGCGATGGGCAAGACACCGATCGTCGTGAACGACTGCCCCGGCTTCCTCGTCAATCGAGTCCTCTTCCCCTACTTCGCGGGCTTCATGATGCTCGTCAACGAAGGGGTCGACTTCCAGAAGATCGACAAGGTCATGGAGAAGTTCGGCTGGCCGATGGGCCCCGCCTACCTGCTCGACGTGGTCGGCATCGACACCGGCCATCACGCCAACGCCGTCATGGCGCAGGGCTTCCCCGACCGGATGGCTTCCACCGAGAAGACCGCTCTCGGAATGATGTTCGAGGCCGGACGTTTCGGCCAGAAGAACGGCAAGGGCTTCTACTCCTACGTGCCTGACAAGAAGGGCGTGCCGAAGAAGACGGTCGATCCGGAGGTCCAGGGAATCCTCAAGCCGCTGGTCCGCGTCGACAACAGCGCCTCGATAACCGACCAGGACATCATCGACCGCATGATGCTCCCGCTTCTCATCGAGTGCTCGCGCTGCCTCGAGGACAAGATCGTCAACACTCCCGTCGAGGTGGACATCGCACTGATTTACGGTCTGGGCTTCCCGCCGTTCCGGGGCGGCCCGTTCCGCTACGCCGACGCCGTCGGACTCAAGGCCCTCTGCGAGAAGGCCGCCAAGTTCGCTTCCCTCGGGAAGCTCTACGAACCCACCGCCAGGATGGTCCAGCTTGCTGAAGCCGGTGCCACCTACCACGAAGCGAGGTAA
- the fadA gene encoding acetyl-CoA C-acyltransferase FadA yields MKDVVVVDAVRTPMGRSKGGMFRNVRAENLSAAMITALLDRNPKVDPNEIEDVIWGCVQQTLEQGFNIARFASLMTRIPHTASAQTINRLCGSSMSALHTAAMSIMTGNGEVFMVGGVEHMGHLPMTHGLDPNPTTSKYTAKAAGMMGITAEVLAKMHGISRAAQDQFALRSHQKAHAARAEGRFKDEIVPMEGHDENGFSVLYDYDEVIREDTSIEGLTALKPAFDPKNGTVTAGNSSAISDGAAALLVMSLDRAKALGLQPMAKVKAMATAGVDPSLMGYGPVPAVKKALARAQMKLQDIELWELNEAFAAQSLPVLKDLQLRDHVEKKVNLNGGAIALGHPLGCSGARITTTLLHLMKSGDHQTGIATMCIGLGQGIATVFERV; encoded by the coding sequence ATGAAAGACGTCGTCGTAGTTGATGCCGTTCGCACTCCGATGGGCCGCTCCAAGGGCGGCATGTTCCGGAACGTCCGCGCTGAAAACCTCTCGGCAGCGATGATCACCGCGCTGCTCGATCGCAATCCCAAGGTCGATCCCAACGAGATCGAGGACGTGATCTGGGGTTGCGTGCAGCAGACTCTCGAGCAGGGGTTCAACATCGCGCGCTTCGCGTCGCTGATGACGAGGATTCCACACACTGCAAGCGCCCAGACGATCAACCGCCTCTGCGGCTCCTCGATGAGCGCGCTGCACACGGCGGCGATGTCGATCATGACGGGCAACGGCGAGGTGTTCATGGTCGGAGGCGTGGAACACATGGGCCACCTGCCCATGACGCACGGTCTCGACCCCAACCCAACCACGAGTAAGTACACCGCCAAGGCAGCGGGCATGATGGGCATCACGGCCGAGGTCCTCGCGAAGATGCATGGCATCAGCCGGGCCGCTCAGGACCAATTCGCCCTCCGGTCCCACCAGAAGGCCCACGCGGCCAGGGCGGAGGGGCGCTTCAAAGACGAGATCGTGCCAATGGAAGGTCACGACGAGAACGGTTTCTCGGTGCTGTACGACTACGACGAGGTCATCCGCGAAGACACCAGCATCGAGGGCCTAACGGCCCTCAAACCGGCCTTCGATCCCAAGAACGGCACGGTGACCGCGGGCAACTCCTCGGCCATCTCGGACGGCGCGGCGGCCCTCCTTGTGATGTCTCTGGATCGCGCCAAGGCCCTCGGCCTACAGCCCATGGCCAAGGTCAAGGCCATGGCTACCGCCGGCGTCGATCCGTCCCTCATGGGCTACGGTCCAGTGCCGGCCGTGAAGAAGGCTCTGGCCCGCGCCCAGATGAAGCTCCAGGACATCGAGCTCTGGGAGCTCAACGAAGCCTTCGCGGCCCAGTCCCTCCCCGTGCTCAAGGACCTGCAGTTGCGGGACCACGTCGAGAAGAAGGTCAACCTCAACGGCGGCGCAATCGCCCTCGGCCACCCGTTAGGCTGCTCCGGGGCGCGTATCACGACGACCTTGCTCCATCTGATGAAGTCCGGAGACCACCAAACCGGCATCGCCACCATGTGCATCGGCCTCGGTCAGGGCATCGCCACTGTCTTCGAACGGGTCTAG
- a CDS encoding acyl-CoA dehydrogenase — MAQILADRRDIDFVLHEQLKVEGLAKHERFSEFNRKAIDLIVSEARNLAVKEILPTQIDGDRIGVHFENGNVTVPESFHKAWKALRDGEWLAMTEDPEWGGQGMPRTVASAATDFLMSASFAFLMYANLSHGAGKLIETFGSDRQKKLFLKKLFSGEWTGTMLLTEPEAGSDVGALTTTATPNPDGTYSITGNKIFISSGEHDLTSNIIHPVLARIEGAPAGTAGISLFIVPKIWVNDDGSLGEPNDVVCTGIEEKMGIHGNTTASLALGSKGRCRGTLIGEANKGMRAMFKLMNDARLVVGNQALACASPSYMYAVNYARTRIQGRHLLKTMDKDAPGVPIIQHPDVRRMLMIMKVYVESLRSLSYYIAFCFDSIATSSDPEEKTRLQDIVDFLIPVAKAYTSERCFDVCSLGVQVYGGYGYIKEYPMEQLLRDCRITPIYEGTNGIQAMDLLFRKLGQNGGRPIIDVGDEIRRSVAAAAEVDRTAPMADKMEQALVRLEEVARNMGMTAMYGNLLGAAAHAHPFLEVCGDVIVGWMLLWRARIAAEALAAGAKEKDVAFYDGQIKSSEFYTQVMLPVALGRMEAILSGSSVVVDISEDAFGGK; from the coding sequence ATGGCCCAGATTCTAGCGGACCGCAGAGATATCGATTTCGTCCTTCACGAACAGTTGAAGGTCGAAGGTCTCGCCAAGCATGAGCGCTTTTCCGAATTCAACCGGAAGGCCATCGACCTGATCGTCTCCGAGGCCCGGAACCTCGCCGTGAAGGAGATCCTACCCACCCAGATCGACGGCGACCGAATCGGCGTCCACTTCGAGAACGGGAACGTGACGGTCCCCGAATCATTCCACAAGGCCTGGAAGGCTCTCCGGGACGGCGAGTGGCTGGCCATGACCGAGGACCCCGAGTGGGGCGGGCAGGGCATGCCCCGCACCGTGGCCTCGGCTGCCACCGATTTCCTCATGTCGGCGAGTTTCGCCTTCCTGATGTACGCGAACCTCTCCCATGGCGCCGGAAAGCTCATCGAAACCTTTGGATCCGACCGGCAGAAGAAGCTCTTCCTGAAGAAGCTGTTCTCGGGGGAGTGGACGGGCACCATGCTGCTCACCGAACCCGAGGCGGGCTCCGATGTCGGAGCCCTCACCACCACCGCCACCCCGAACCCGGACGGCACCTACTCCATCACAGGCAACAAGATCTTCATCTCCAGCGGCGAGCACGACCTGACCAGCAACATCATCCATCCCGTGCTGGCGCGCATCGAAGGCGCTCCCGCCGGCACCGCCGGGATCTCCCTCTTCATCGTTCCCAAGATCTGGGTCAACGACGACGGCAGCCTGGGCGAGCCCAACGACGTGGTCTGCACCGGGATCGAAGAGAAGATGGGCATTCACGGCAACACCACGGCCTCGCTGGCCCTCGGCAGCAAAGGCAGGTGCCGGGGCACCCTCATCGGAGAGGCCAACAAGGGCATGCGTGCCATGTTCAAGTTGATGAACGACGCCCGGCTGGTAGTGGGCAACCAGGCTCTGGCCTGCGCCAGCCCCTCGTACATGTATGCGGTCAACTATGCCCGTACACGGATCCAGGGTCGCCATCTGCTCAAAACGATGGACAAGGACGCCCCCGGCGTGCCGATAATCCAGCACCCCGACGTGCGTCGGATGCTGATGATCATGAAGGTCTACGTGGAGAGCCTGCGGAGCCTCTCCTACTACATCGCCTTCTGCTTTGACAGCATTGCGACATCCTCCGATCCCGAGGAGAAGACCCGGCTCCAGGACATCGTCGATTTCCTGATTCCCGTCGCCAAGGCCTACACCTCGGAGCGCTGCTTCGACGTCTGCAGCCTGGGCGTCCAGGTCTACGGCGGGTACGGTTACATCAAGGAATACCCGATGGAGCAGTTGCTGCGCGACTGCCGCATCACCCCGATCTACGAAGGGACCAACGGCATCCAGGCCATGGACCTCCTCTTCCGCAAGCTTGGCCAGAACGGAGGAAGGCCCATCATCGACGTCGGCGACGAGATCCGCCGCAGTGTCGCTGCCGCCGCCGAAGTGGATCGCACCGCCCCCATGGCTGACAAGATGGAACAGGCTCTCGTCCGGCTCGAAGAGGTCGCCAGGAACATGGGCATGACCGCCATGTACGGCAACCTGCTCGGCGCCGCTGCCCATGCCCACCCCTTCCTGGAAGTGTGTGGCGACGTGATCGTGGGATGGATGCTCCTGTGGCGTGCGAGGATCGCCGCGGAAGCGCTGGCCGCCGGAGCCAAGGAGAAGGACGTCGCATTCTACGACGGGCAGATCAAGAGCTCCGAGTTCTACACGCAGGTCATGCTTCCAGTGGCCCTTGGAAGGATGGAAGCGATTTTGTCAGGCAGCAGCGTCGTCGTCGACATTTCTGAGGATGCCTTCGGGGGCAAGTAA
- a CDS encoding heterodisulfide reductase-related iron-sulfur binding cluster has protein sequence MAHEPFSPATAMLAGMPAMVLFLLIPLVGLACFAWIMARRIAPLLRAAPDPRLHRIPERILLVLKIWLAQWRQPRYMLAGVLHIVVFFGFLILAARSTQMVVLGFVDGFVLPGFSGALGAIYNVVKDVAGTAVFLAVVILAVRRAFFKPARYAVPEKLGKDHTPEALFVLGLIATLMISESLFEASLLAAQGEGATSATVLTLTWGFGRMLSGVQVSTLAAINLAAYVIHDLTFFFFLCFLPFGKHFHVITSLFNVFFMRLETGNVKPVVHGISDAQLDDLKSFGVKKFEDFTWKHMLDFYSCVDCGRCTDRCPANAVKRPLSPRFISIKARDYAFEHYPLLGKPTTEHPPLIGGIYSEDEIWSCTTCGACEEECPVGIEYIDKIVDLRRGMVDDGMVPQSLQKPMSALGKRGNPWGKLEKKRAEWTAGVGEGVAVKLVEKGDTAETLYFVDSITSYDDRMQKIAQATARILTQSGVDFVVIGKDEKDSGHDVRRFGEEMLFQSLKEQNTEAIKASEAHRIVVNDPHALNALKNDYADMPPVQHVSEVIAAGIKSGKLKLKPLADSSKTYTYHDPCYLGRHNGTYDAPREAIDGIPGLKRVEMKGNCQDRSFCCGGGGLMLFYEPEEEQRMGVVRVEQARQAGADVIVTACPYCLTNIEDAIKVAGLEGKMEALDLVELVDGQLQD, from the coding sequence ATGGCCCACGAGCCCTTTTCTCCCGCGACAGCCATGCTGGCGGGGATGCCCGCGATGGTGCTGTTCCTGCTGATACCGCTGGTGGGGCTGGCCTGCTTCGCCTGGATCATGGCGCGCCGTATCGCGCCTCTGCTCCGGGCCGCTCCGGATCCCCGTCTGCATCGGATTCCGGAACGGATCCTGCTCGTCCTCAAGATTTGGCTCGCCCAATGGCGCCAACCGCGCTACATGCTGGCCGGGGTACTCCACATCGTCGTCTTTTTCGGGTTTCTCATCCTGGCGGCCCGCTCCACCCAGATGGTGGTGTTAGGCTTCGTGGATGGTTTCGTCCTGCCCGGCTTCAGCGGCGCCTTGGGTGCGATCTACAACGTCGTCAAGGATGTCGCCGGCACCGCAGTCTTCCTCGCCGTGGTGATCCTCGCCGTGCGCCGCGCCTTCTTCAAGCCCGCGCGGTACGCCGTCCCGGAGAAACTGGGCAAGGACCACACGCCTGAAGCGTTGTTCGTTCTCGGGCTCATCGCCACTCTGATGATCTCCGAAAGCCTGTTCGAGGCGAGCCTCCTCGCCGCACAGGGCGAAGGCGCGACCTCCGCCACCGTCCTTACCCTGACTTGGGGCTTTGGGCGGATGCTGTCAGGCGTGCAGGTATCGACGCTGGCCGCCATCAATCTGGCGGCCTATGTCATTCACGATCTGACTTTCTTCTTTTTCCTCTGCTTCCTCCCGTTCGGCAAGCACTTCCACGTCATCACGTCGCTCTTCAACGTCTTCTTCATGCGGCTCGAGACCGGCAACGTCAAGCCGGTGGTCCACGGCATCTCGGATGCGCAGCTGGACGACCTGAAATCCTTCGGGGTGAAGAAATTCGAGGACTTCACCTGGAAGCACATGCTGGACTTCTACAGCTGTGTCGACTGCGGCCGCTGCACGGATCGCTGTCCCGCCAACGCCGTCAAGAGACCCCTCTCTCCGCGGTTCATCAGCATCAAGGCTCGCGACTACGCGTTCGAGCACTATCCGCTGTTAGGCAAACCGACGACCGAGCACCCTCCGCTCATCGGCGGGATCTACAGCGAGGACGAGATCTGGTCGTGCACCACCTGCGGCGCCTGCGAGGAGGAATGCCCCGTCGGCATCGAGTACATCGACAAGATAGTGGACCTGCGGCGGGGGATGGTCGACGACGGCATGGTGCCCCAGTCCCTCCAGAAGCCCATGAGCGCCCTCGGAAAGCGGGGCAATCCCTGGGGCAAGCTGGAGAAGAAGCGCGCCGAATGGACCGCGGGTGTCGGGGAAGGCGTGGCGGTGAAGCTCGTCGAGAAGGGCGACACCGCCGAGACCCTCTATTTCGTGGACAGCATCACCTCCTACGACGACCGCATGCAGAAGATCGCCCAGGCCACGGCCCGGATCCTGACCCAGTCGGGTGTGGACTTCGTGGTGATCGGCAAGGACGAGAAGGACAGCGGGCACGATGTTAGGCGCTTCGGCGAGGAGATGCTCTTCCAGAGCCTGAAGGAACAGAACACCGAGGCCATCAAGGCATCGGAAGCCCACAGGATCGTCGTCAACGATCCCCACGCCCTGAACGCACTCAAGAACGACTATGCAGACATGCCGCCGGTGCAGCACGTGAGCGAGGTGATCGCAGCGGGCATCAAGAGCGGGAAGCTCAAGCTCAAGCCCCTGGCCGACAGCTCCAAGACCTACACCTACCATGACCCTTGCTACCTGGGCCGCCACAACGGCACCTACGATGCCCCGCGCGAGGCCATCGATGGCATTCCCGGACTCAAGCGGGTCGAAATGAAAGGCAACTGCCAGGACCGGTCCTTCTGCTGCGGGGGCGGCGGCCTCATGCTCTTCTACGAGCCCGAAGAGGAGCAGCGCATGGGCGTGGTGCGGGTGGAGCAGGCCCGACAGGCCGGCGCGGATGTCATCGTGACCGCCTGTCCCTACTGCCTAACCAACATCGAGGACGCCATCAAGGTGGCCGGACTGGAAGGCAAGATGGAAGCCCTTGACCTTGTCGAGCTGGTGGACGGCCAGCTTCAAGACTGA
- a CDS encoding electron transfer flavoprotein subunit beta/FixA family protein → MEILVCVKRVPDSAENEISVGPEGADIRREDLVYSVNEWDNYAVEEAIQIVERVGGNVTVVSVGDTDAEEVVRREMAMGAAQGLLLTDDAFPGSDGLGIATILKAAARKGQYDLILTGAQADDGAAQVGGMLAALLDWPYASLVNRIEVKDGQSLRIGREIDGGNQEISDIELPCVLSIQTGINEPRYVGIRGIRKVASVEIPVLDAAALGLAPNAVGLAGAKVKRVDYFVSQVGVSAEMLEGSTEELASKLVDLLKAKGGIK, encoded by the coding sequence ATGGAAATCCTGGTGTGTGTCAAACGCGTGCCCGACTCCGCAGAGAACGAAATCAGCGTGGGCCCGGAAGGGGCGGATATCCGGCGCGAGGACCTCGTCTACTCGGTCAACGAGTGGGACAACTACGCAGTGGAAGAAGCCATCCAGATCGTGGAGCGTGTGGGCGGAAACGTCACGGTCGTCTCCGTGGGCGATACGGACGCCGAAGAGGTGGTGCGCCGGGAGATGGCCATGGGGGCCGCCCAGGGACTCCTCCTGACGGATGACGCCTTTCCGGGCTCAGATGGCCTGGGGATCGCGACCATCCTCAAGGCCGCCGCCCGGAAAGGGCAGTACGATCTGATCCTCACGGGAGCCCAGGCCGATGACGGCGCAGCCCAGGTGGGCGGCATGCTGGCGGCGTTGCTGGATTGGCCCTACGCCTCCCTGGTCAACCGCATCGAGGTGAAGGATGGTCAGTCCCTCCGCATCGGCCGGGAAATCGACGGCGGAAACCAGGAGATCAGCGACATCGAGCTCCCCTGCGTTCTTTCCATCCAGACCGGCATCAACGAGCCTCGCTATGTAGGCATCCGGGGCATCCGCAAGGTGGCTTCCGTGGAGATCCCGGTCCTGGACGCCGCGGCCCTGGGCCTCGCGCCTAACGCGGTCGGACTGGCGGGCGCCAAGGTCAAGCGCGTGGACTACTTCGTTTCGCAGGTGGGCGTGAGCGCCGAGATGCTCGAGGGAAGTACGGAGGAGCTCGCCAGCAAGCTGGTGGATCTCCTGAAGGCCAAGGGAGGGATCAAGTAA
- a CDS encoding electron transfer flavoprotein subunit alpha/FixB family protein, with protein sequence MDARIFVFVAHQDGKADDSALELATAAHTLFPGCTPVALVAGSGVDAVCQEVAASFGEVWRFDQAALAYPNAELLRPLLIKVLPAGAMLLLPHNTFGLDLGPGLSVKLGATYVPDVVGVEGLLGTTLKVVRQEFAGQVSAHVHCDIASGAVITVRSGAFRPADSRPVAGQTMDRSADAEGLTARRKFVELIQAEAGDIDITRQDVLVSVGRGIGDKENIALVEELAEAMGAALCCSRPIVDAKWLDKPRQVGTSGKTVKPKVYLALGISGSFQHLGGIKGNPFLLAVNKNPKAPIFQAASVGVVADLLELVPALTEKIKKSR encoded by the coding sequence ATGGACGCCAGGATCTTCGTTTTCGTCGCCCACCAGGATGGCAAGGCGGACGATTCCGCCCTCGAACTGGCCACCGCCGCCCATACCCTGTTTCCCGGCTGCACCCCTGTCGCCCTCGTCGCGGGTTCCGGCGTGGACGCGGTGTGCCAGGAAGTGGCCGCGTCCTTCGGAGAGGTCTGGAGATTCGACCAGGCCGCATTGGCCTATCCCAACGCCGAACTGCTGCGGCCGCTCCTGATCAAGGTGCTTCCCGCCGGGGCCATGCTGCTCCTTCCCCACAACACGTTCGGCCTGGATCTTGGGCCGGGGCTCTCGGTGAAGCTCGGGGCCACCTACGTGCCCGACGTAGTGGGCGTGGAAGGTCTGTTAGGCACGACCCTGAAGGTCGTGCGTCAGGAGTTCGCCGGCCAGGTGAGTGCTCACGTCCACTGCGACATCGCCAGCGGCGCGGTGATCACCGTGCGTTCCGGCGCCTTCCGGCCCGCCGACTCCCGACCCGTCGCAGGGCAAACGATGGATCGGTCAGCGGACGCCGAAGGGCTCACCGCTCGCCGGAAGTTCGTGGAATTGATCCAGGCGGAAGCTGGGGACATCGACATCACCCGCCAAGACGTGCTCGTGTCCGTGGGCCGGGGCATCGGCGACAAGGAGAACATCGCCCTGGTGGAGGAGCTCGCCGAGGCCATGGGCGCCGCCTTATGCTGCTCCCGTCCCATCGTCGATGCCAAGTGGCTGGACAAGCCGCGGCAGGTCGGCACCTCGGGGAAGACCGTCAAACCAAAGGTCTATCTCGCGTTAGGCATCAGTGGATCGTTCCAGCATCTCGGCGGCATCAAGGGCAATCCCTTCCTGCTGGCTGTCAACAAGAACCCCAAGGCCCCCATCTTCCAGGCCGCGAGCGTGGGCGTGGTGGCGGACCTGCTCGAGCTGGTGCCGGCGCTGACGGAGAAGATCAAGAAAAGCCGGTAG
- a CDS encoding cytochrome c: MSARLRGILMLAPVLLGATGCEWFTDFKRQPSLWTWEPVKDSLTPSRGNPQYSVPVNGMAVAGFQVSYAQLPATIDSMAGIRNPHPVTDASLVNGRKYFQINCAACHGDAGMGDGPTTKFGMPGINLMTDVTKARTDGYIFGIIRNGRGLMPPYNRIEEPDRWDVVNYLRGLQGSLGRKVETGPLAAPGVTGDKLPGVTRTAPTRPAPFVNPRGRIVGAVTGIPSTGENRQ; the protein is encoded by the coding sequence GTGAGCGCTAGGCTTCGCGGAATCCTGATGCTCGCGCCGGTGCTGCTCGGCGCGACCGGCTGCGAATGGTTCACCGACTTCAAGCGGCAGCCGTCGCTATGGACGTGGGAGCCGGTGAAGGACAGTCTCACTCCGTCGCGCGGCAATCCGCAGTACTCCGTGCCGGTGAACGGCATGGCCGTCGCTGGCTTCCAGGTATCGTACGCGCAGCTTCCCGCCACCATAGACTCGATGGCGGGAATCCGGAATCCGCACCCGGTGACAGATGCGTCGCTGGTGAACGGGCGGAAGTATTTCCAGATCAACTGCGCCGCGTGTCATGGCGATGCGGGAATGGGCGATGGGCCGACGACGAAGTTCGGCATGCCGGGCATCAACCTCATGACCGATGTCACGAAGGCGCGGACTGACGGATACATCTTCGGCATAATCCGCAACGGGCGCGGCCTCATGCCACCTTACAACAGGATCGAAGAGCCAGACCGCTGGGATGTCGTGAATTACCTCAGGGGATTGCAGGGGTCGCTCGGACGAAAAGTGGAAACGGGCCCGCTTGCCGCGCCCGGCGTCACCGGCGACAAGCTTCCCGGCGTCACGCGCACCGCACCGACACGCCCCGCGCCGTTCGTGAATCCGCGTGGACGGATCGTCGGAGCGGTGACAGGAATTCCATCGACCGGGGAGAACAGACAGTGA